A single Lacerta agilis isolate rLacAgi1 chromosome 10, rLacAgi1.pri, whole genome shotgun sequence DNA region contains:
- the LOC117054539 gene encoding interferon-induced protein with tetratricopeptide repeats 5-like, with amino-acid sequence MSRPLRSKLESLQCHFTWDFEIKDKVDALHILQTLAPQAQHTPHRNRGTYLAMRAYLQDFQGNYEEALDSLREAEGALKRDHPANFSRQALVTYGNYAWVYYHLINYDMVDLYLGRIHDICRSLASPEAYSAMIPEIHAQKGWSLLAGGFRNGDEAAECFRNALEAEASNEEFQAGLAVSAYASYTHSWAAEQREEAQKLLEEVVTRQPQNYEAKAYLARALEREDVERALCLADDVAQESVNPEVLRTISRLYKPQSLPRAISILKKAIVLDPGYHLPHHDLGMCYLTQLESSPGDVGGEVVEAAIESFKRSLEMDPFSIFSRLKLAKVYGERSPAYEEEIYLNLMEELPGASKRCQQSIYIHWGDFLLHKKGMRNQALEMYQAAARIPGDHALERKQLETRLKNLARIFKEGGEMDQARAVYSFLKETGLQVTSQRAGSRRRGSWRENGRAQQ; translated from the exons ATGAG CCGACCACTGAGGTCGAAGCTGGAGAGCTTGCAGTGCCATTTCACCTGGGATTTTGAGATCAAGGACAAGGTGGATGCATTGCACATCCTGCAGACTCTGGCCCCACAGGCCCAGCACACCCCACACCGCAATCGAGGCACCTACCTTGCCATGAGGGCCTACCTGCAGGACTTCCAGGGGAACTACGAGGAGGCCCTGGACAGCCTCCGAGAAGCAGAGGGGGCTCTGAAGCGGGACCACCCCGCCAACTTCTCCCGCCAGGCCCTGGTGACCTACGGCAACTACGCCTGGGTCTACTACCACTTGATCAATTACGACATGGTGGACCTCTACCTGGGACGCATCCACGACATCTGCCGCTCCTTGGCCAGCCCGGAGGCTTACTCTGCGATGATCCCCGAAATCCACGCTCAGAAAGGCTGGTCCCTCCTGGCCGGGGGCTTCCGGAACGGGGACGAGGCCGCAGAATGTTTCCGCAATGCGCTGGAGGCGGAAGCGTCCAACGAGGAGTTCCAGGCCGGACTGGCCGTCTCCGCTTATGCCTCCTATACTCATTCCTGGGCTGCCGAACAACGGGAAGAAgcccagaagttgctggaagaaGTTGTTACCCGCCAGCCTCAGAACTACGAAGCCAAAGCTTATTTGGCTCGGGCACTTGAGAGGGAGGACGTGGAAAGAGCGCTCTGCCTCGCGGACGATGTTGCCCAGGAGAGCGTGAACCCCGAAGTACTCCGAACCATCTCCAGGCTGTACAAGCCGCAATCCCTTCCCCGTGCCATTTCCATTCTGAAGAAGGCCATCGTCCTAGATCCCGGCTACCATCTCCCACACCACGACCTTGGCATGTGCTACCTGACGCAGTTGGAGAGCTCTCCAGGTGACGTCGGAGGAGAAGTCGTCGAGGCTGCCATCGAGAGCTTCAAGCGCTCTCTGGAGATGGAtcctttctccatcttctctcGGCTGAAGCTGGCGAAGGTTTACGGCGAGAGGTCGCCGGCTTACGAGGAAGAGATCTACCTGAACCTGATGGAGGAGCTCCCGGGAGCTAGCAAGAGATGCCAGCAGTCCATCTACATACACTGGGGGGACTTCCTCCTCCACAAGAAGGGGATGAGGAACCAGGCCCTAGAGATGTACCAGGCAGCCGCCAGGATACCCGGAGACCACGCACTTGAGAGGAAGCAGCTGGAAACTCGCCTGAAGAACCTGGCGAGGATTTTCAAGGAAGGCGGAGAAATGGACCAAGCGAGAGCTGTCTACAGCTTCCTTAAAGAAACGGGGCTTCAGGTTACGAGTCAACGGGCCGGATCGCGGAGAAGGGGTTCCTGGCGAGAGAATGGCAGGGCCCAGCAGTga
- the LOC117054541 gene encoding interferon-induced protein with tetratricopeptide repeats 5-like, translating to MRAYLQDFQGNYEEALDSLREAEGALKRDHPTNFSRQALVTYGNYAWVYYHLINYDMVDLYLGRIHDICRSLASPEAYSAMIPEIHAQKGWSLLAGGFRNGDEAAECFRKALEAEESNEEFQTGLAISVYASYTHSWAAEQREEAQKLLEEVVARQPQNYEAKAYLARALERVDVERALCLADDVAQESVNPEVLRNISRLYKPRSLPRAISILKKAIALYPGYHLPHHNLGLCYLHQLERTSGDVGKEVVEAAIECFKRSLEMDPFSIFTRLKLAKVYGERSPAYEEEIYLNLMEELPGASKRCQQSIYIHWGDFLLHKKGMKNQALEMYQAAARIPGDHALERKQLEIRLKNLARIFKEGGEMDQARAVYSFLEETGLQVTSQQDGSWRRVSGERMAGPSSEGPPHPPTLS from the coding sequence ATGAGGGCCTACCTGCAGGACTTCCAGGGGAACTACGAGGAGGCCCTGGACAGCCTCCGAGAAGCAGAGGGGGCTCTGAAGCGGGACCACCCCACCAACTTCTCCCGCCAGGCCCTGGTCACCTACGGCAACTACGCCTGGGTCTACTACCACTTGATCAATTACGACATGGTGGACCTCTACCTGGGACGCATCCACGACATCTGCCGCTCCTTGGCCAGCCCGGAGGCTTACTCTGCGATGATCCCCGAAATCCACGCTCAGAAAGGCTGGTCCCTCCTGGCCGGGGGCTTCCGGAACGGGGACGAGGCCGCAGAATGTTTCCGCAAGGCGTTGGAGGCGGAAGAGTCCAACGAGGAGTTCCAGACCGGACTGGCCATCTCCGTTTATGCCTCCTATACTCATTCCTGGGCCGCCGAACAACGGGAAGAAgcccagaagttgctggaagaaGTTGTCGCCCGCCAGCCGCAGAACTACGAAGCCAAAGCTTATTTGGCTCGGGCACTTGAGAGGGTGGACGTGGAAAGAGCGCTCTGCCTCGCGGACGATGTTGCCCAGGAGAGCGTGAACCCCGAAGTACTCCGAAACATCTCCAGGCTGTATAAGCCGCGATCCCTTCCCCGTGCCATTTCCATTCTGAAGAAGGCCATCGCCCTATATCCCGGCTACCATCTCCCACACCACAACCTTGGCCTGTGCTACCTGCATCAGTTGGAGAGAACCTCAGGCGACGTCGGAAAAGAAGTCGTCGAGGCTGCCATCGAGTGCTTCAAGCGCTCTCTGGAGATGGATCCTTTCTCCATCTTCACCCGGCTGAAGCTGGCGAAGGTTTACGGCGAGAGGTCGCCGGCTTACGAGGAAGAGATCTACCTGAACCTGATGGAGGAGCTCCCGGGAGCTAGCAAGAGATGCCAGCAGTCCATCTACATACACTGGGGGGACTTCCTCCTCCACAAGAAGGGGATGAAGAACCAGGCCCTAGAGATGTACCAGGCAGCCGCCAGGATACCCGGAGACCACGCACTTGAGAGGAAGCAGCTGGAAATTCGCCTGAAGAACCTGGCGAGGATTTTCAAGGAAGGCGGAGAAATGGACCAAGCGAGAGCTGTCTACAGCTTCCTTGAAGAAACGGGGCTTCAGGTTACGAGTCAACAGGACGGATCGTGGAGAAGGGTTTCTGGCGAGAGAATGGCAGGGCCCAGCAGTGAAGgacctccacacccacccaccctgagtTAG